A stretch of the Flavobacteriales bacterium genome encodes the following:
- a CDS encoding PorP/SprF family type IX secretion system membrane protein, producing the protein MRHLILSIAIASLSLGLSIPSQGQDIHFSQFFLTDLSTDPSLTGRFDSDYRISGVHRVQWRSVTLPYSTFQFTADAHDFQQIKGLGLGLRIMNDRAGDSRFNTFSMAALISKATPMDDEGRTELRSGLSIGFTQKRIDFDALRFDAQYDGTLYDASLSDGELLRGDKVSHLDVHAGLSVIRYQQRGRMRLLGLSIWNLSTPDVSFKQDVSVFLRQRHSVYGEYSVGLDDNWDIIPSGRMMWQGPYQEYLLGTRIRHTWEYSALAKRRAYIGALARWNDGAYICFGFERDEWIFGMSYDVNLSPLEVASRNRGALELTAIYLMDVFREERVLHRKCLRIL; encoded by the coding sequence ATGAGGCATCTAATCCTATCCATAGCGATTGCTTCCCTCAGCCTGGGCCTGAGCATTCCTTCCCAAGGACAGGATATCCACTTCTCCCAATTCTTCTTGACCGACCTCAGCACGGACCCTTCCCTCACCGGCAGATTCGATAGTGATTATCGCATCAGTGGGGTCCATCGGGTACAGTGGCGCTCGGTCACCCTACCTTACAGCACTTTCCAATTCACCGCAGATGCCCATGATTTCCAGCAGATCAAAGGACTTGGCCTGGGGCTGAGGATCATGAATGATCGTGCAGGTGATTCTCGGTTCAACACATTCTCCATGGCCGCACTCATCAGCAAGGCCACCCCGATGGATGATGAAGGGCGTACTGAGCTTCGCTCTGGGCTCTCCATAGGATTTACTCAGAAACGCATCGATTTCGATGCCCTGCGCTTTGATGCACAGTACGATGGAACCCTCTATGACGCTTCACTTTCAGACGGAGAGTTGCTGAGGGGGGATAAGGTCTCACATCTGGATGTCCATGCCGGCCTGAGTGTGATCCGCTATCAGCAACGGGGGAGAATGAGGCTGCTGGGTCTGAGTATCTGGAATCTGAGCACCCCGGATGTCAGCTTCAAACAGGATGTAAGTGTTTTCTTGCGTCAGCGACATTCAGTATATGGTGAATATTCTGTGGGATTGGATGACAATTGGGACATCATCCCTTCTGGCAGAATGATGTGGCAAGGACCTTATCAAGAGTATCTGCTCGGTACTCGCATCAGACATACCTGGGAGTACTCCGCTCTAGCAAAACGCAGAGCCTATATCGGAGCTCTGGCCCGATGGAACGATGGAGCTTATATCTGTTTCGGATTCGAAAGGGATGAATGGATATTCGGAATGAGCTATGATGTGAATCTGTCTCCCTTGGAAGTCGCCTCACGCAATCGAGGGGCATTGGAGCTGACCGCGATCTACCTCATGGATGTATTCCGAGAAGAACGTGTCCTTCATCGCAAATGCCTGAGGATCCTATGA